ACAGTAGCGATAGAGCGCTTTATGATTTGTTTAACAACAGAAATGCAATGAAAATAGTTTATATTGAGCACACTCTATCAAATGGTGAAGTTTTTGTTTACCAAGAAGATTGACCACGAGAAATGGTTCAACAGATGATTGAACAAAAAGAATTTGAAATTATACAACAAAAAAAAGCATCAGAAAAAATACCTTATATTCTTGAAAATGGTAAAATTATTTTTTTAGATAAAAATTTAACACAAGAACAAATTCAAGAAATTTTGTTAAATGAAAATAAAAAAATTTTAGAAAGCAATAATAACTAATTTTATTTATGTTTAAAAAAAGTATTTTATTAAAATTATTAACTTATTTTTTCTTTTTTTTATTTATTTTGGCAACTATTGGAATTATCGCAGAAAGCACCATTGTTTATAAAAACGATTTAATAAAAATTGAACTTTTGATTTTCCACATTTTTTTAACTTTTTTTATTTGAATTATGATTATTCTTGTTGTCTTTTTTAAAAAAAGAGCTTATAAAAAAATTAAATTACATTTTATTGTTGATCCAAAATTTCATAGTGACTTTTGTAAAAAAACAACAAATAAGAATAATGTCAAAATCTTTTATTTTTGAATTGCTTTTCTTACTATTATCACAGCAGGTTTGATTTATTTATGAATTAAATTGTATGATGATAATGCTTTTTATTTTAGTATTTCCCTACTTTTATCTCATTATATTTTTTGAATTTTTATTGGATTTTTAAATTTTAATTTTTGTAATAACATTAAAAATAATTAACTATAACTACTCACTTAATAAAAAGTGGGTTTTTTATAATAACAACAAACAAAATATGCAATATAATATATAATTTACATTATGGCTAAAATTGTAATAGGACTTTCAGGTGGTGTTGATTCATCAGTTGCAGCATATTTATTAAAACAGCAAAATCATGAAGTGATTGCTGTTTTTATGCGTAATTGAGATTCGATTGTGAATAATGATATTTTAGGCAATAAAATGTTACAAAATCAGTGTCCTCAAGAAAAAGATTGACAAGATGCCCAAGTTGTTGCAAAAAAATTAAATATACCTATTTTTAGAAAAGATTTTATTAGTGAATATTGAGACAATGTTTTTGAAAATTTTATTTCAGAATATAAAAAAGGAAGAACACCAAACCCTGATATTTTGTGTAATAAATATATAAAATTTGATAAATTTTTAAATTTTGCCCTTGAAGAATATGGTGCTGACTATATAGCTATGGGTCATTATGCTAAAGTTAAAAACGGTAAGTTATATGTTGCAGCTGATAGTTCAAAAGATCAAAGTTATTTTTTAGCTCAATTAAATAATTATCAATTATCAAAAACTATTTTCCCTTTAGAAAATTTAAAAAAAGAAGAAGTTAGAAAAATAGCAGCTAAGCTAGATTTAATAACTGCCAACAAAAAAGACTCTACAGGTATTTGCTTTATTGGTGAAAGAAATTTTAGTGATTTTTTACAAAATTATATTCCAGCACAACCTGGAAATATAATTGATATTAATACAAAAAAAATAATAGGTCAACATATAGGCGCGATGTATTATACTTTGGGGCAAAGAAAAGGTTTAAATCTTGGTGGGATGTCGGAACCGTATTTTGTAGTAGGTCATAATATTGAGCAAAAGGAAATTTATGTAGCTCCTTCTTCCCAAAAAGAATGATTAATTTCAGATAAATTATTAGCTACTGATTTTAATTTAATAGAAAATGAATTTGACTACTATAATTTAAAAGCTAAATTTAGATACAGGCAAGAAAGTGTACCTGTGACACTAACTATTTTAAAAAATAATAATATTGTTGTTGAATATCCAGAAGGCTTTGAAGCTGTAACGCCTGGCCAACACATTGTTCTTTATGATGGTGATAAATGTATCGGTGGTGCAACAATAGACAAAATATATAGAAAAAATAAGGAAATTGATTATGTTTAAAAATAAAAAATTATCTTCTAAAGAAATCAGACAAATATGATTAGATTATTTTAAATCTAAAGATCATTTAATAGTAGAAAGTAAGTCTTTAATACCTGTTGATGATCCATCGCTTTTATGAATTAACTCAGGAGTGGCAACTTTAAAAGATTATTTTTCTGGTAAAAAACAACCGCCAAGTTTAAGGTTGACAAATTCCCAAAAAGCTATAAGAACCAATGATATTGAAAATGTAGGTGTTACAACTAGGCACCACACAATGTTTGAAATGCTTGGTAATTTTTCAATTGGGGATTATTTTAAAAAAGAAGCAATTGAATATGCTTATGATTTTTTAATTAATGTTTTAGGTTTTGATTTAAATAAATTATATTTTACTTATTTTGAAGAAGATGATTACACAAAGCAACAATGACTAAATTTAAATATCGATCCTTCACATATTATTAAAGGAACAAGAAAAACTAATTTTTGAGATTTAGGTTCAGGTCCATGTGGCCCATGTACTGAAATTTTTTATGACCGTGGTGAAAAATTTGATAAAAGAGGTATAGAGTTGTTACAAAACGACATTGAAAATGATCGTTTTATTGAAGTTTGAAATATTGTATTTTCACAATTTAATAATGATGGTGAAAATAACTACACAGAACTTAGACAAAAAAATATTGATACTGGAGCTGGTTTTGAGAGATTAGTTTCGATAATTCAAGATGTGCCAACTAATTTTGATACAGATTTATTTTTACCAATTATCAGAGAAATTGAAAAAATGTCTGAATTTGAATATGTAATAGATAACTATTTTAAAAAAGAACCTTTTCAAACTAAAATTAATACATATTTTAAAATCATTGCTGATCATATTAGAGCTGTTGTAAATGCTATTAATGATGGTGTAACTCCTTCTAATGTTTCTAGAGGTTATATTATCAGAAGACTAATAAGGCGTTCATATCGTGCAGGTCTAAAATTAAATATAAAGTCTAAAACTTTTCTTTATAAATTAACTGATATTGTTAAACAAACTTTACCATATGATATTAATGTTGAAAAAGTTTCTGAAATAATAAAACAAGAAGAAAAATTATTTTCTCAAACAATTGAACAAGGGCAAATATTATTAGAACAAAAAATATCAAAAGATAATTTTGATTTATCAATAGTTTTTAAACTTTTTGAAACATATGGTTTTCCTTTAGAATTAACACAAGAAATTTTAGCTGAAAAAGATATTCACTTTGATTTAAAAGAATTAGATGAATATAAGAAAAAACATTCTGAAATTTCAAAAAGTAGTAACAAGATGGCAATGAAAACTGTTATTAATTCGTTAGCAACTATACAAGGCAAAATTTCAGAATTTATTGGTTATGAGACATATGAAATTGAAGCAAAAATATTATTTTTAGCTAATAAAGATCATGAAATTGAAATGTCTAATAAAGATGAAATTTCATATCTAATTCTTGATCAAACAGTTTTATATGCAACAGCCGGCGGACAAAAACATGATCAAGGCTCCATGTGGCAAGATGGAAATGAAATTTGTGTTTTTGAAATTTTTAAAGATAAATTTGCTAATAATGTCCATGTTGTAAAAGGAAAAATTGATAAAAACAAACCTATCAAAGTGTTTGTTGATAAAAAAAATAGAGTAAATTTAGAAAGAAATCACTCATCTACACACCTTCTTTTTAAATCACTAAGAGAACAATATGGTTTATATATTAAACAACTAGGTTCTGATAATAATGAAGAACGTTTAACATTTGATTTCCCATCAGATAGAAAACCTACAAAAGAAGAAATTAAAGAAATCGAAGAAAGAGTTCAAAGTTATATCAAACAAGAAGTTGATCGTAAATATTTAAATACAACAACAAAAGAAGCAGAAAAAATGAATGCAATTATGACGCTTGAAGAAGCTGAATATATGGATCAAAATAATGTTAGATTAGTTCAATTTAAAGATATTACAGTCGACCTTTGTGGTGGAACTCATATTAAAAATACAAAATTAATTGAAAATTTTAAAATCATTAGTGTTGAAAATAAAGGAACTGGTGTTTTTAGAATTAGAGCTATTACTTCTAATGCAAAAATAAATGAATATTTAAATAGTGTTATTTTAACAGAATTAACAAATCTTCAACAAATTATTAATAAAAATCTCAAAATTGATTCAGAATATAAACTTTCACTAAAAAAAGATGAAGATAAAGAAAAATATTTAAAAAATATTATAATTTTAATTGAAAAAGCAAGAGAAGATTACAAACTTTTACTAAAAAAATCATCACAAAATTTAGTAAATATTATACCTAAATTTGAAATATTTAATGACATTAATTATTTTATTAATTTTAATTTACAATTAAATCAATTTAAAAATATAGCTGTGGATTTAAGAGAAAAATATCATAATTCTATTTTTATTTTAGGTGCACATAATAAAGATAAAGTACTAATCACTGTTGCTTCCAAACAACATAATGCAAATGACATTTTGAGAAAAATATTAACCCAATTTAAAGGTAATGGTGGTGGAAGTACTATTTTAGCACAAGGTGCAATTGCATATGAAGAAAATTTAGAAACAAAAGTTAAAGAGTTTTTAAAAAAATAATGAAAAGAAAATTAGCTATAGATTTAGGGACAAAAAGATGTGGTTTTGCAATCAGCGATGCTTTTAGTATGATGGCTTTTCCTTTAGAAAATTTTTCATTTAATGAAAATAATTATGATGCAGTTATTTTGAAAATCCAAAAAATTTTAGCTGAATATTCAATTGATACATTTATTTTAGGTTATCCAACAAAAATATCAGGTGAAAAAATTGCAATGACATTAAATGTTGAAAAATTTAAACAAAAATTAGAAGAAAATTTTGATATACCAGTTGTTTATGTTAATGAAAATGAAACAACAAAAAAAGCAACAGAAATTTTAATTAATGCTAATCTTTCAAGAAAAAAAAGAAAAAATTTAAAAGATAAATTAGCTGCACAACTTATCTTGGAAAAATACATAAATAGAGGCAAATAATATGAAAAAAGATAAAAAAGAAAGAATACAAATAAAACAAAAAGATAGAAAAATGCAAATCCCATTTGTTTTTGAAGATAACACAGAAGAAGAAATAGAAGTTTATGTAATTGCTTTAATTAATGAATTTGATTCAGAATTTATATATCTTTATTGAGAAAAAGAAAAGGAAGTGATTATTGCTCACTTTGATTCAGAGACTGAATTTATTAAACCATTAGCTAATATTCAGGAATTTGAAACAGCAGCTAGACTTTTCCTTATAATGACAAGTGAAACAGAATTTTTTTTCGGAAATAAAAAAATTGAATACACTTTTTCTAATTTTGAATTAAATAATGAAGAATTTGAAAAAGCATTAAAAAATTTAAATCAATTATCAGCAGCATACACTAAAGAAAATAAGGAAGAAATAGAAGACTAAATTTTATGAACGCAACACTAAGATGAATTTTAATAGCATCAATTTTTGTAGTTTTGTTTTTTGGTTTTGCAGCATACTTTTTTTTAAGATCTAAAGCCAAACAAAAACAACAAGAATATAAAAAACAAATGAAGAAATTTGAAAATCCCAATCCTATAAAAATTGATCCAATTTTTTTAGACTTGATTAATAATAGCAACTGGTTGCAGGAAGATTTTGAATTTGTTTTAAACACTATTTTGCACAATAAATATAAAAAAAATTTCTTTTTGGAAAAGAATTTATATGCTTTTTTAGTAACTAATTTTCAATTAGCAAACCTTGAGAATTATTATTGTGATAAAGAATTTGTTAGTCAAAAACAGTTTGATGAATTTAATAAAATAATTGATAAAACTAAACAAAAAATTAAAGTAGAACAAAAAATAGAATTTGAAAAAATTCCAGAAAATACTTTTGATTTTATTTATTTAGATTTTTTCCCAAAAGATGAAAATGCAATTGATTTTTTCTATAAACAATTAACACATCGCGGAATGTTAGTTTTTAAAGAAAAATTTAATAAAAAAATGTCTTTAGAACTAGGTAAAAAAATTAGCAACAAAATGATAAAGCATCAATTTTACAAAAATGGTAATTATTATCTTTTAGTAATTGCTAAAATTTAGTAAAATTTAAAATAATATTTATATTAAAGAAAGGTAGAAAAAAATGAAAAGTAAAAATGATGAATTTTTAATGTCTAAAGAACGTTTAGAACAATTAAAAAATGAACTAGACAATTTAGTAAAAATAGAGCGTCCAAAAGTTATAGAAGAAATAAAAGTAGCTAGAAATCAGGGTGACTTATCAGAAAATGCTGAATATGATGCCGCAAGAGAAAAGCAAGGTATTATTGAAGGAAGAATTAGTGAACTTGAATATATAATAGCTAATTCTAAAGTTATTCAAGAGGTTTCTACTAAAAACATTGTTTCTATTGGTTCAACAGTAAAAATTAAAATTTTAGAAAATACAAATTTATACAGCAAAGATGAATTAGAAATAAAAATTGTTGGTTCGCTTGATGTGGATCCTTTTAATCATAAAATTTCCAACCTTTCACCTTTAGCTAATGCTATTTTAAACCATAAAGTAGGTGATATTGTAGAGGTTTATGCTCCTACTAAATATCAAGTAAAAATTGTAAAAATTACAAAATAAAACAGCTTTAAAAAAGCTGTTTAATATTTTATTGGCATCCCATAGAATAAATGGTGGCTCATATCGGACTTGAACCGATACGCAATCACTTGCAGAAGATTTTGAGTCTACCGTGTCTGCCATTTCACCAATGAGCCATAGTCTTTATATTATAACAAAGAAATTTTAAAAAATAATAATGAAAAAGCAAAAATATTGATTTATTAAAAAAATACTAATTTTATTTAGTTTAATGTTCACAACTAGTTCATTAATTTTAACTAGTTGTTTTGGTATTTTTAAAGACCCTCCAAGTAGTATTATAATTCCAAAACCAGTAGATGAAGATCCAGTTTCTACACAAGATTTTGATAAAGCAATTATCGGAATTTCTTTAGCTACAAACAAAAGACCGAGAATTCAAAATCAAGATTTTACGGTTGATGATTTAATAAGAGAACAAAATAATTTAAATAATTTTTTAGTTTATAGCATTGATCCTGATTGAAATAACAAGATCAATGATTTTAATTTATTACCTAAAATTGTGCCAGGTTCAAAAAATGATGACAATGGGACAATTCAAATTGAATTAGAGGTTCAAAAACCAATTTTTAATGAAACTCTTTTTAAAAAAATTTATACTGTATCAGGTTTTAAATCTAATAAAAACAAAAGTTTTCAATATAAAAATAAATTAAAAAAATTATTTTCTCAAGAATTAATTAAAGAAAAGTCAAATAATAATAAAAAAGTTTTTCAATATTCTGATTTAAAAGAAAATTTTTGAGATTACTTTGAAATAGATAAATCTATACTTACTAAAAAAAATAGCAATACATATGAAAAAGACAATTTGTTATTTTTTAATTTTGAATTTAATCATATAGATAAAAATGGTGTCTTTTGATATTCTTATGAAATAGAAGATAAATTAACAAAAGAGAAATTCCAAAATCTTGCTAAACTTTCTAATGTTAATTTTACTATAATTAATGAGGATAAAAATCCATTGAGTGATGCAAATTTTGCATTAAATTTAAAATTAGAAAATGCAAAATATTTTAGTACAAGTTTTAAAGAATTAGACTCAGGAAAACTTGCAGAAAAATTTGATATACAAAAAAAGAAATCTATTTTTTTAGCTGAAAATTATAAATTAAGTGTTTGAAATAGTGCTTCTAGTTATTATGATCAAAATGGTGTTCTATTAATAAAAGTAAAATATCTAAATTTTTCAAGGATATTTAAATTTGATGTTTTTAGTTTTAATGAGATTTCAAAAAATATATTTAATCTAACAAAAACAAATAAAAATGAGATTAATAAAAATATTAATTTGGCAAATAAAACTGATCTAGCAATTTATAGTTTAAATTTCAAAGACAAAACATTAAGATATAAAATGATTGGTGAACACATCAGAAATTATGTAAATGGACCTGATTTTGAAAAGCATTTCTTTAACTATTTAGAATCTAATAGTTCTGCGCATAAATATTTGACAATTTTTAACTTTAACTTTGAAAAAGAAACAAAAAAAATAACTTTTGTTTTCCATAATGCATCTGGTGAAGAGTATGAATTATTTATTCCTTTAAATCCTAATGAAAATCAATATTCAAAAAGTATTGTAAGTAATTTTGGAGATAAAACTTTTTCAAAAGAACAAATTTTTAAAGACATTAAAAATAGAACTTTATCTATAAATTATGTTGTAAACGATCCAAACGGAACAAGTCGGTCAATAGTTAGTGGAACAGCTTGAATTTTTGATAGAAAATTTGAATTAGATGCAAATGGAAATTTAGTACCATCAAACACTTATTATCTAGCAACTAATTTACATGTTTTATCAGAATTAATTAATAAACGTGATCTCGTTAGTTCATTTTCATATTCATTTAATTCAAAATATGACACAATACCAACATTTTTAAGTTATGAAGAAGCAAATAACTCTAAATATAGTGATGTTTTTAGGCGTTTTGATAGAAAATTAGATGAAAGTAAATATTCTTGAGCAAGAAAAAAGGTTAATAATTCTATTTATATAACAAAAGAATCAGAGGAATTTTGAGGCAATTTAAAACCTTTTACTTTTTTTGATGAAAATAATGAAAATAATGAATATTTAGATTTTGCAATATTAGAAATAACTTTTCCTAATGATTATGAATATAAAGTAAGAAATCCATTTGTTTATAATTTTAATGGCTTTAATGGTTATGGTGATGGATTAGATTTAATTTATCATATTTTTAATAAACCAGAAAGAGCAAGAATTTTAAAACATCAAAATATTCCAGATCAAGTTAACTATTACAATAAAAATAAACCTAAATTTTTAATTAGTGACAAAATTATTTTTGAAAATGAAACATTAAATAATAAAGAAAATTCAGAAAATGTAATAATACCCGGGAATCTTTATTTAGGTGGTTATTTAGGTGGTCATGAATGAGTGGAACAAGAATCATTAGCTTTTGTATATAAAGATAATAATATTTTGAGGCAACAAAATATTATTAAAGACAAGAAAGTATTTGATTTAAAAACACATACAACTGATTTTATATTACCTAATATTAAAACAGGTAAGGGTATGTCTGGTTCAATGGTTTTAAATAGAAGTGGACAGATAGTTGGTATTTTATGAGGTGGATTTTTTGATGATAAAAATTCATTAAATACACAAGGTAATTTAGTTTATGGAACTGGATCATTAGATACATTATCAATTAAAAGATCAAAAAATAAAACAATTTTACGTCAATGATTAGATAAAACAAAAAACATTACAACAGATTTAGATGCTTATGAAAATTTAATAAGTTATTAAAAAGTGCATATTTATTTAACTAAGGAGAAACAATGGTTATTATAATTATTATTTTTACCACAATTTCTTTGTTATTATTTTTACTTTTTTTTATTTTATTTTTGTTACTTAAAATACAAAAAGTAAGAAAAAGTAAAAAAGAAAATAGAGAAAATTTAGAGGGTTCTTTTTTACTTTTAAAAAAATGGTCTGAAAAAAATAATTTTATTTTTATTCCTAAAAATTTATTTAAGACACAAGATGGTAATTTGTTTTTTCAGGATAGCATATTAATTACAAACAAATTTTTATTATTAATTAAATTTGTAAATGAAAATTCATCAATCAAAGGTGATGTAGATGCTTTTTATTGAGATACAGGAAAAAAATATGAAGACAAAATGCGAAATCCATTATTTTTAACAGAAAAAAATATTTCATATGTACAACAAATTATTGATAAAAAAATACCACTTATTTCTGCACTCGTTTTTTCAAAAAAAGTTGAAGATATAAATATTACTAATAATTCATACAAGCATTTA
This Mesomycoplasma neurolyticum DNA region includes the following protein-coding sequences:
- the ruvX gene encoding Holliday junction resolvase RuvX codes for the protein MKRKLAIDLGTKRCGFAISDAFSMMAFPLENFSFNENNYDAVILKIQKILAEYSIDTFILGYPTKISGEKIAMTLNVEKFKQKLEENFDIPVVYVNENETTKKATEILINANLSRKKRKNLKDKLAAQLILEKYINRGK
- the greA gene encoding transcription elongation factor GreA translates to MKSKNDEFLMSKERLEQLKNELDNLVKIERPKVIEEIKVARNQGDLSENAEYDAAREKQGIIEGRISELEYIIANSKVIQEVSTKNIVSIGSTVKIKILENTNLYSKDELEIKIVGSLDVDPFNHKISNLSPLANAILNHKVGDIVEVYAPTKYQVKIVKITK
- the mnmA gene encoding tRNA 2-thiouridine(34) synthase MnmA — protein: MAKIVIGLSGGVDSSVAAYLLKQQNHEVIAVFMRNWDSIVNNDILGNKMLQNQCPQEKDWQDAQVVAKKLNIPIFRKDFISEYWDNVFENFISEYKKGRTPNPDILCNKYIKFDKFLNFALEEYGADYIAMGHYAKVKNGKLYVAADSSKDQSYFLAQLNNYQLSKTIFPLENLKKEEVRKIAAKLDLITANKKDSTGICFIGERNFSDFLQNYIPAQPGNIIDINTKKIIGQHIGAMYYTLGQRKGLNLGGMSEPYFVVGHNIEQKEIYVAPSSQKEWLISDKLLATDFNLIENEFDYYNLKAKFRYRQESVPVTLTILKNNNIVVEYPEGFEAVTPGQHIVLYDGDKCIGGATIDKIYRKNKEIDYV
- the alaS gene encoding alanine--tRNA ligase, which gives rise to MFKNKKLSSKEIRQIWLDYFKSKDHLIVESKSLIPVDDPSLLWINSGVATLKDYFSGKKQPPSLRLTNSQKAIRTNDIENVGVTTRHHTMFEMLGNFSIGDYFKKEAIEYAYDFLINVLGFDLNKLYFTYFEEDDYTKQQWLNLNIDPSHIIKGTRKTNFWDLGSGPCGPCTEIFYDRGEKFDKRGIELLQNDIENDRFIEVWNIVFSQFNNDGENNYTELRQKNIDTGAGFERLVSIIQDVPTNFDTDLFLPIIREIEKMSEFEYVIDNYFKKEPFQTKINTYFKIIADHIRAVVNAINDGVTPSNVSRGYIIRRLIRRSYRAGLKLNIKSKTFLYKLTDIVKQTLPYDINVEKVSEIIKQEEKLFSQTIEQGQILLEQKISKDNFDLSIVFKLFETYGFPLELTQEILAEKDIHFDLKELDEYKKKHSEISKSSNKMAMKTVINSLATIQGKISEFIGYETYEIEAKILFLANKDHEIEMSNKDEISYLILDQTVLYATAGGQKHDQGSMWQDGNEICVFEIFKDKFANNVHVVKGKIDKNKPIKVFVDKKNRVNLERNHSSTHLLFKSLREQYGLYIKQLGSDNNEERLTFDFPSDRKPTKEEIKEIEERVQSYIKQEVDRKYLNTTTKEAEKMNAIMTLEEAEYMDQNNVRLVQFKDITVDLCGGTHIKNTKLIENFKIISVENKGTGVFRIRAITSNAKINEYLNSVILTELTNLQQIINKNLKIDSEYKLSLKKDEDKEKYLKNIIILIEKAREDYKLLLKKSSQNLVNIIPKFEIFNDINYFINFNLQLNQFKNIAVDLREKYHNSIFILGAHNKDKVLITVASKQHNANDILRKILTQFKGNGGGSTILAQGAIAYEENLETKVKEFLKK
- a CDS encoding BC85_0335 family putative methyltransferase; amino-acid sequence: MNATLRWILIASIFVVLFFGFAAYFFLRSKAKQKQQEYKKQMKKFENPNPIKIDPIFLDLINNSNWLQEDFEFVLNTILHNKYKKNFFLEKNLYAFLVTNFQLANLENYYCDKEFVSQKQFDEFNKIIDKTKQKIKVEQKIEFEKIPENTFDFIYLDFFPKDENAIDFFYKQLTHRGMLVFKEKFNKKMSLELGKKISNKMIKHQFYKNGNYYLLVIAKI